In the genome of Raphanus sativus cultivar WK10039 chromosome 9, ASM80110v3, whole genome shotgun sequence, the window ggattgtatttatttctctgaattcaactataatattttttattctaaatatattaaaaatttgattaattttcttatttgcatttaggttggttgttgtcttccttaattttaatttaatctattattttcgatttaaggttgattagtttatgttacttaattattttatgtaatcatctaagaaattagatagatatatcaaaatatttatattactttgaaaatatatattttgtattgtttaatattatgttttaaaataaacaatatttctttttctaatatcaaaattatctttctgaattttgtttttatgaaatcacattatatacaaatgtatatattttcatataagaaacaatagatataaagtaagtattttattacttcaaaagtatattttatgttatttaatttttttaaaatagaatattactataatgtaaaatttccttttaatgaaatcatattatatatacatatatttttgtttttaaattcgatttttaaaattttatatttttttcctttttaatatatatgttatatggagaatttaaaaaataaaactaaaaaaataatagtatttaaatgtaatattttaattcattaaagttATCCGTGTAGTCAACTATCGTGAGAAATAACGTGAGTGTGACACATAGGAAATTGACttctcaaattatattatagatagatatataatttgtattgtttaaaattatgttttaaaataaataatatttctttttctaatatcaagattatctttctgaaatttagttttatgaaatcacattatatgcaaatatatttttcatctaagaaacaatagatataaagtaagtatttattacttcaaaattataatttatgttatttaaaaatatttttaaaatagaatactattatcttgtgaaattttctttttaatgaaatcatattatatatacatatattttcatttttaaatttgatttttaaatttacaaattttcctttttaatatatatgttatatggccgacaaaaaaatatatatgttgtatggaaaatttcaaaaaggaaattaaaaaaaaataataggtattaaatgtaatattttaatttattaagggtatcaatgtaatcaaccatcgtgagagttaacgcaAGCGCGatacataggaaactgacttctcaaataatattatagagatgtaaaggtaaaaataataatgagtTAGAGATGTTCTTATTATACATATCCAATTGTAGTGGTTAACTGACAATAATTGGCAtgtgtattttgtattttttatgttttaaaaagaaGACCGCCgaaaacaataaaagaaaattcagaacaaaatttaaaattttggttcggCGACATTAAAATCCAAAAGACATTCTTGTGTGTTTTGTATCTTCtgtctatttatataaatagaaaaatcaaACGGATATATAGTGGAGAcacccaaaataaaataaaaaaaacaatcaaacttGGGTCTCCATTTTAGTCTTTTGACTCATATGAACCCTAATTTTGGGTTGgattactctctctctcttaaaatTAGATTTCAAAGGGTCTTACCTTTTTGTCTTCCTCGTATCTCGCAGCCTCGAGGGCTTCCGACATTCTCAGCGATTATGCTCGAATCCGTGAGTTTCTAAGGTTGTTTGTTTTGTCTGAATAAGACTTTTCCTGTTTACCTTATAAAGTTGAAACCTTTGTATAAAAGCAGAGACTTCTTTCTACAATCTGGGCTGTTTTGTTCTTTGCATATGTTCTTCGAATCTAATGTCCTTAAAAGCTGCTGATTCAAATGATTCGGTTatgttagttattttttttttagctaaaacCATATCAACATTTGTCGGTAGCAAGTTTTGTCTGATTGATTGTTATGTGCTAATCATGTTTTGTATATTTAGGAAGAGGAAGGGACATAAAAGAGCAAGTCTTTGGAGTTAAGAGTAAGACTCTTGTGTGTTGTGTTGGGATGGATCAAATAGTTtcaggagaagaagaagaagagcttgGTGTTGACATTGAAGAAGGTGTTGGCTTCAATGATATAACGACCAATCAAGAAGATGTTGTTCTGGATCAGGTTTGGAATGGGCGTTTGAGTTATGAACACAGGTCTGAAAATACCACTGATGACGATGAGGATGGTGGTCTGATAAACCCCTTGATTCAAGATGGGAAGAGGAGAGAAAGAAGCAGCCAAAGTCTGGACCTTTCTGATAGAAAATTCGATAGTGTCAAGGTTAAGAAGACGAGGAAGCCTTCTTCAAAGCCTCCTAGACCTCCTAAAGGTCCTTTGTTGACTGCAAACGACCAGAAGCTGATGAGGGAGATCGCAGAGCTCGCTATGAGGAAGCGTGCTAGGATTGAACGTATGAGAAGAATGAAAGCAGCAAAGTCTTCTTCTCCTTGCAGTAGCATTTTGGCTATGATAGTCACTGTTATCTTCTTCGCCTTTCTTATCTTTCAAGGTAAACCAATAGACACCATTTTTAAGCTTTGATAGTAACAAAAACATATGGAtaataaataatgtataaaAGAGATTTTGGTTACTATTAATTGTTCTGTTACCATTCAAAGGCTAAGTTTGGTTTTTGGGTAGTGTCTATAACAGAACATACAAAGTTTTAATCTTTTGTGTTAATATTGGTTCTTCAGCAACTGCACAATACTCATCTTTCTTGTACTAGCTTTGGAGATCTCTCTGGTCAAATGGTTTTATTAGgtatctctttttttgttctatGTTGTTGAATGACCGAAGCTTATGTTATCTCATCAAACTCCCTCAACTTCTCATTTTTGCAGGGTTCTTCACAAGCAATGCAAGTTTGAGTTCAGACAATTCTCCTGCACCAGACAACAACCGTATGGTCTCTGTTCAGTTCTACAATGAGTTTGCTCCTCGTGAGAGAATAGATCCCAGCCCTACTACGACGTTCAGGTGAGATACTTATCCTCAACGACCAGAGCCAAAGTCTTGGAACCAATGTTCAAGGCGGTGGGTGGTTAGACGTCTTGTAGAGAGGaagaccgatttttagaacactgtTTGGAACTGATGATGTTGTGTGTAAATTTCAGGTATAAGAGAGTCTCGGGTGCAGACAATGAAGAGAACACAAGAGAAGTTAACAGATGAGATAGCTCTCTTGGGATTCTTGTAATGTAAACCAAAAAcagtactttttttttgttttgtacttAAATTCTTGACATCATTGTATTGTTCTTTTTGCTCTGTTATTTGTGCTCACATGTGTGTCTCTgcgtgtatatatatgttcttatgGATGAACCTCTAGCCTTCTTTAAGGTTAGGCTTTGTACAGCAACCGAGTcttatcacctaaaacaataaTGCTGATGAAGTCATGATGGTTGATGGTAATGATGGCAAGCTTTGCATTGCTTGTTTTAGAGCTTTATAGGCATCAGTATCTATCTCTGAAAAAAATTGATGCAGAAGTTGATGACAGATACGGATGAAGCTAATATGAATCTCTGATGAAAATTTCTTCATGGTGGGATATCATGCGACTAAACAAGAAAGATCCTAGCTTAGTTTATTCTTCATGGtgtatatatgtttctttttagtCAAATCTCTTAGATAGCACAAAGAAAAGTTTTGTGATAATCTCTTAGGGAAAAATCTCCAAACTAGTactatttaaagataaaatgacaaaaatacttcaaatttaaattttattgtaacTTCATCTCCTAGATACTATGTATATTTGGgctaagcaaaaaaaaaaccagaattGAACCAAATTGAAATACCTAAACTAGAACAAGACTAAAACCTTCAAATACCTGAatggtttctatatttttatatttgaaataaacgAACCGAGAATCGAATGGTACtcaaatatataagaatattaattatatatacatataacataactaaatatatatttataatttaaaaatctattaaaagtataaaaaatatttgaaaatattataaagtgtCTGAACTATCCGGAAGTATCCAAATAGTTTTATCCGAAATATCAGTAGTAATcgaaaatattcaattttttacTTAGATCAtcttaattatttgatattttaccGTAAATAACTGATATTTTAATGATGTCAAAAAACTGATATTTTAACCGTACTACCTGAACCGGAAACCaaatgaaaactaatttttcaGAGTATTTCCAGGTTTATAGTTTTACTATCCAAATTAAATCGAACCCGAAACTAtttgaaccgaacccgaaaataGGTTAGATAGTAAATGGATCGTCTAACTTTGTACCGAACTAAacaatatccaaaatatatgtaAACAAACCAATCCAAAACCCCGAAATATCCAGGCCTACTTAGTATTTAGGaaattctctcaaataatattttttaagtttttatcacaaaatagcagtaaaaaaataaaatgaccaaaataatctttttgttttgaaaaatttaatatatttttctttttgaaatttgaaactcaTACTCAAAACTCACTTCTTAACTCTAAACCACCTCTTCACACTAAACCTAAGTTAGATTAGTTAATCTAAAtgatataaatgcatattttactttttaataaaacttttttggtcatttttttttcttaagtgcTATTTCTGTGAAGAGAAACTAAAAAGAACTATTCTGGGGAATTTctctagtatatatttttttttttttttgctaaatggtaAATATCATTGATGAAAATGAAATTTTCGGTTACAAACTTAATTGAAACCACAATCTGCAAAGAGCAGTTTTGATCCTAGTGAtcgcaaaaaaaattaaaaaaccacTAGGATACATAGAATTAATTCCAAGCTACCCACAACAGGACTTGAAAATTAATAGGTAACAGAACAAGTAATACAACAATGTAATTCCCCATTCAAAGCGCTTCTTGCAGAAACAAGAGAATAACCTGGAAAAGTCAGTCGAGAACTCATCGAAGTGACTCCGAGCAGGCATCAACGAAAGCGGCTGGCAAACGCCCCGGAGCTCCACTGGAGGAGGACCTCAGACCAACAAAACCTAGCTATCTCGACCGGTAGACAAAAGCTCCACCGTAGTAACGCTGCGAACATGGAAGTTCGGGTTACGGTCAAGCGTAGACGGTACAGTACGGCTCCAAAACCGCCCACGCGACACAAAAAATGCAGCAGAAACCGCAAAGGAGCACTAAGTCAAACCCGTCGGAGCTTTGAATGAGACATGAAGTACAGAAAGAGGCATAACTCTCCTTGGAAGCATGCATTCCATTAGTTGATAGAGAACTCCACCGAATAGCAAGTGAGCCACCACATCGGGTTGTCCTCAAACCCAAGCAGATGACCTCGGAAGCAGGAAGGAGGAATCGAACATATCGCCATAGGAGTCATGGTTGTTGACACTTGAGCTAAGGGAGAGGTCCCCAACGAGCTCCTCAAGCTCGCCGTTTCGTCTCAGAACATGGGAACAAGACGGGGAAGCTCTAAATTGACGGCCGAATGAGGAGACCAAGGGAAAGCAGAGGAGGCGGAAGTCCGCGGAGTAGAAGAGGCAGCGACGCGCTTCGTTCCGACACGCCTCCGTGGCGGATCTGACCCAGATCCAGCTCAAGACAAACCCTAGATCTATCAAAACGACGGCGCCTCCTGCAAACATATGGACTATCACGACCTCGCCCTCTCTCCAGAAACATCGGGTACACACCCAAACATCGTTTTTGTCTTCAGATCTGGCCACAATCCGACCACAACCAGAGAAAAAGGAGCAAGGAGGAAGAGAAAAGCCTTTAGCTTGACAAGGAGAGGAATTGGATAAGAGGAGAGATATGGAGTGGCGAACCGACGGGATAAACCCCACCGCCGGTCACCAGAGGAAgatgaaagaagaaaaacgcCGAAGAAAACTGTTTTGTATTTCTTTAGTATATTTATACAGCAGAATATAATTAGTATTGATATCAAtcttaaatttatatgaaaatagtaaaCGTGCATTGGCATTGCATGTTACATGCATCCCGTTTAAGCGGATCGATCGTGCACTAAAATCAACTAGTCAAGGCGTATCTAAGCCTATTCATCTTTGACTTCATGCTTTCcctcaaaaagaaaagatcatGCTTTCCCATGTCACCGTCCATGGTGCATGCTGCTCTAGtcaattctttctttttttgaagaCACTCTAGTCAATTCTTTCTACTTCAAGAATgtattagattttaaatttcaaaaagaagaCTGTATGGGATTCATGCAAATATCCAACTCCGGATGCCAAATCTTTGTCAAATTAGCTTGTGTATTCTTGTTAGTCACGGCCTTGACTCAGAAAATTATGCGAGTGGTGATGTTGGATTCTCTTTTTTATGCATTGACCCTTTTATCTTGGATCTTGAAAGTCAGTGATTAtccctttttttgttttctttttatagtgttttgaatgttttcttcttttttcggTGCTATAAACAtcttcaatgtattatttattttttttactctaaaataataACACCAAAATAGAATTTAGTTTTATCCCAatgtattattctattttactttttagagaatattccaaaataatttcattttatttaattaataactGTTAGTAATATCTTTTGTTTATGAAAAATTTACCAATTAATACCcaactactccctctgtttctgaataagtgtcattttacagttgtgcacacggattaagaaatcattaaattttgcatattttccatacaaaaacatcattacccatgtatctcaaccaatagaaaaataaaatacagaataaaattaataaattctgcattgaaattcgaaaacgacacttattttgcaacgaagtatcgttttcgaattaataaattCTTTTCTCTTCCATCGTTTTTTTCACATTCTCTCTAGCAATCTATTTAAACAAGgttgagaaattgccaaaaataccattttcatagtaccacttttcatgtttacactaaccacttttaccactacttttaatgaagggtctagatttaaaggtttaagatttagggtttagatttgatgttttagggtttaaggtatatagtttagggtttagagtttaagatttagggtttagagttaaggatttagggttatagtttagactttagggtttagggtttaggatattgaatttagggtatatagtttaggatttagggtttagagttgaagattttgggtttagggtttagaattggaggtttaggaattagaatttgggattagaattttgaaaaacatataaaaacaaagatataagagtctttaccattttaataaataaggtattattgaaaatgtgtctttagtggtggtaaaaatgaataatggtaccttgaaagtggtatttttgaaaattccccaataAGGTTTCAAATTGAATCTCATACTGTATGCGTTTTCAAATGATCCAtgtttttaaagtatatattcaatatattttaaaagagataaaattttaaacttcaaataaattaattatgtttattgaattttgatTACCTAAAAATTGTAAGAAATAGTTAATCACAAATTAATACACTTAtaatcatttaatattttttatatgtgGCAAAACTATAAAACATATATCCTTCCGGAATATTCACTTTAAGtgatgttttagaatttttatttgtttttgttttagtttaaacTAGATTACCTTCCGTGCTACACAAGGccttattattttaaaatagttacatatgtatatatatatatatatatatgtatatatatatatataatttacaatatagattattttattttaaaaatattagtacactttaaattttttgatgttTGTATCTTGTAACTGCTCAATATGGATCCAAAATACATGTACATAGTGATCGCTTAATCAAAAATCATTGACTACAAAATTTGAGGGAAAGCGAGGAAAAAAACGatggaagagaaaaaaaattaataaattctgcattgaaatTCGAAAACGATATTTATTGTCCCTCGGTATTCCCTCGAAAAAATACACTTTAAAtatttcttggtttcctcggtatttcctcgatttttcgtcagaaaattccgaggaactcattttcTCTCGGTATGTCACTCAGAATAccgatgttttcttgtagtgccattcggattatttaaaagtttggttcgggaccggttcggattctatcgggttcgggtcggggttagtaaatcttcaagaaccggtacaacccaaTATACTTTCGGGTTCAGGTCCCAATTGGTTCttcggtttaaaaatatctgatttatacctactttgtaaccaaaacataagtaaaattagtttgttttggttttgaataCTTAACTTATAcctttttaaccaaaacataaataaaatcgatttaaaaataagaaaagaacatcaacatgatcattcaaaatcaaacgaaaggaaaatcataaaacgaaaactacgacctcatgaaatgagaaacattttttactgaaaacaaaatctaaatctaaatctaaatatttcaaaattcaacagcCATTTTTAATCATCAATCTTCATGTATTAGAACCACCAacctttatataatagataaatatttcagatgttcaatatattttaatgtattttgaatacatattatgaATTGAGATTATGTTTGGCATAGAtctttttggggttttgaatatttcgggttctatcggatatccatttaaattCGGGTTCAGTTCGGGTAATAtccataacccgaaataccaaaaaacaagatccattcggtatttatatcgagttcggatcggttcggattcatttttatcggatcaGATTCgattcggattttcgggttcgaTTTATTTGCTCAGCCTTACAACATTGTATTCTTGGGtctttaaatttataataatattagttaCAAAACGAATATTTTACCAGTTGACCAAAGTTAGAAAATTAGAGTTATGTTAAAAAAGAGATCCCTATCCCACGCTCACGCAGATACCACATTCCCTATGAGCGAGGTCGGCGACTCATTAGCATTTAATGCGTTTCAACCGTCCATCCCCACATTCTTTTACAATTTCAAATTCTACACGTTAATTTCTAacccatataaaatatattaatcttaaAAGTCAAAATGTTCCGTTGTTTTGGGATTATTTTGTCTTTTAGGAGATAAATATTCTAAACTTATTAACATGATCCAGAAAAAATGTTGCGAAAGTATTTCGGAAAACTCTCCAACATTTACATTTCAATGATATGAAAGACGAACTGACTATGCAAAAAATGACAAGATGTGTGTGTTGTGTAATGAAGCTGATGAGACTTGTCACCATCTCTTCTTCAGCTGTCGCTGCACAAAACAGATATGGAATGGAATGGAATGGTATCATTGTGATGATATCTAACCCAACGCTTACCCCCACATTACCACATAGACCTTCCTATTACGCTATATCTTTCAAGCAACAGTCCATGCGATATGGAAAGAGCTAAATGCGCGCAGACATGGTGAACAACCGAAACCTGTTAGCTGTCTCATCAAGTTCTTGGACAGAAGAGTTAAGACTCCGTCTGCTGTCAGTAAAAGGATTGGGACAAAAATATCTGGAAAATGGATTAGTCACTTGGTTTGAGACCCGACAATCTCAAACATGAAAAACAACAACTTAATAGCTTTCATGGAGtctatttttgattatttaaatacaaaCCGAAGCATTTGATGTACAAGATTTTTCgactgaataaaattttacatttactcaaaaaaatgattaaaaaaataggaaatatcttttttttatcatgatTCCTATTACTTTTCATGTAATGTCTATGATCGGTTCTAGACATAACTAAACGAAACATTCACATATagctaataaaatttaaaaattagtttacataaatataaattttaaaattttaaagaaattatattaaaactcttagtagattaaaaaaaactcttagTAGATTATCTATAACCTCTACAGTCTCAAGATCGACACGAAATTGTGCCTACCATAGTACCATATATGAAAAAGATGGATTCATGAAATAACGAGGTTGAC includes:
- the LOC108824310 gene encoding uncharacterized protein LOC108824310, translating into MDQIVSGEEEEELGVDIEEGVGFNDITTNQEDVVLDQVWNGRLSYEHRSENTTDDDEDGGLINPLIQDGKRRERSSQSLDLSDRKFDSVKVKKTRKPSSKPPRPPKGPLLTANDQKLMREIAELAMRKRARIERMRRMKAAKSSSPCSSILAMIVTVIFFAFLIFQGFFTSNASLSSDNSPAPDNNRMVSVQFYNEFAPRERIDPSPTTTFRYKRVSGADNEENTREVNR